CCCATGGAACCCGATTTATCGATAATCAGCACCATGCCCAGCCCGGGTTTCTCTTTCTCTTTTTCAAAGTCGCCGCGCACGGGAAGCACTTCTTCCACAACCGTTTTGTAATAACCGCCCAGGCCAAACGATTCGTCGCCGCCCAGCATGATAAATCCGCCGCCAAGTTCGCTGACGTAGGAACGAATGATGTCCATCTGCCCCGCGGTCAGGTCCGTGGCAGGCACGTTCGACAGAATCAGCACTTCGAATTCCTGCAGTTCCGTCAGCGAATCGGGCATGCCGACGGCCGGGCGGACATCAAGCTGGATACCTTCTTCCTTCATCGCCCATTGCATTGGCTTGGCCAGTTCCGGATCACCTTCGATCATCAGCACCTTTGGCTGGCCTGTCGTGAACACCAGCCCGGCCGCAATGTTGTTGTCCAGAAAGCTGTCGCGAAACGGCCGATCAGAATCGCTTGTGTCAGCAGGTGGGCGAATTCTGGCAGAGAATTCAGTGGGTTGAGTGACCTGTTGAGTAAATTGAAATCGGTTCTCGCCGGTTGCAATCTGTTTCGTTTCGGAGATGACTCGAAAGTCGCCCGCGAAGACTTCAATCACGGCAACGTCGTCATGATTCGCGTCCACAACAACTTCGACACTAAACGGTTCGCCTTCCGCCACCTGACCTGGCACGTTGACCGCTGTCACCTGCAACTCCGGATCGTCGCGCACAGGCAGCGGCACGGTAGAAATCCGCGCGCCGGTGCCATCAAGCAACGAAAGCACGTCGCCGTCCGTTTCGTTGCCGTCGCATAGAAGGACAATGTGAGGCACAAATTCCGGCGGAATCCCGGCCGACGCCACAGCAATCGCATCCTCCAGCGACGTCGCCTTCCGCCATTGCTTTTCCGGCTGAGGTGCTGCGAGTGCATCCGTCGACTCCGCAAAGTCACCAGGTTCGGCAGCAAATGGCAGAATGGCAAACTGTTCCGCGCCACCACTCTCAGTCGCCCTCTGCACAAACTGAGCGGCTGCGGCCTGTCCACGCTCATCAACGCTTAGACTTTGATCCACTACGAAAACCGTGAACACGCTGTCGGTTTTGATCATCAAGTTCAGCCCGGCCAGCGCCAGGGCCAACAAGCAAAAGAGCAACCCGCGTACAAGCAGCGATGCGAGTAGTTGCCGCTTTGGAAGATCAACAAGGCTTCGGCGATAGACGAGATACAGCGCAGCCAGCAATGGTAAAAGCCACAGCCATTGCGGGCGAATCAATTCCAGTTGTGGCCACTCGACGGGCATGAAGGTCTTCGCGTCCTGAATATCGTTGCAGACGACGCAAAGTAACGAAGATTGCTGCGTTCGGCGAATGAAGTCCGCCGTTGCAGGCGATGTTGACTCAAAACCACGCGCCGCCAATTCACCGGGGTTTCCTTCGCCAGCTCAGTCCAACCCCGGCCACACTCGATGAATCGTTGTGCGCATTCGGGGAATTATCTGACTCAGCAGACTTCGGCGCGAAGGTGTAGCAAGTGATCGTTCAACGCGGCGCTGATTCGGCTCTGGCGTCGCGCACGAATAGCGTTCCCGCTACGTTTACGCCGGCTCCCCCGTCACTTAGTGACCGCCCTGCCTCCAGCGACCAACGGGAGCACCGCCGGCGCTTCCGCCATCATCCCGCTCACCAGCCCGCCACGCCAACCGCCCGCCGGGGCAGCCCGGCTCAATCGTTGATGCTGGTTTCGAGGAAGCGAGCGAGTTTGTGGAAGTCGCTGTCTTTCTCGATGAAGCGGACGACCGTGACCAGTGTGGCCGGGTCGACCAGCTTTTCGAAGGGCACGTAGTGAAGGTCTAACTGGCCGGAAACGGAAACCATCACGCCGTTGTGATTCTCTTCGCAAAGAGCACGATAGGCACCGACGCCCAGTTGGCTGCCGAGCATCACGTCGAAGGCTTGAGGCCGAGCACAGCGAGATTCGTAGCCGAGTTGCAGGCCGGTGACCTTTTTCTTGCTGCCGGTTTGACGTTCGAATTCGTCGGCAACTCGCTTGGCAAACATCTTGCCAAGGTCGACGTGAGCCACGGAAATATGGCCGTGGTCGTCGCGAGGCACATCCTTGAGGACATCGTCAGACAGGAATTCGGCGAGGCCTTCGGCGACAACGATCACGCCATATTCTTTGCCTTGCTTGTCCTGGCGATAACGCATCATGCGGACCATTTTCGCGACCAGCTTGTCGATATCCATGACTTTGCGGTCGGCTGTGGATTCCGGCGAAAGGTATTCGTCGGTGACGTCTTCGACACTGATCACCATGCTGGCTTCGCCGGAAATTGCTGCTCCGTAGGCCAGCCAACCCGCACTGCGGCCCATGCTTTCGACCATGAAGTAAGCTCGGCCCGCTTCCGCATCTGCGTGCAGATTGCGAATTTCGGTGCCCAGAGTTTCGACGGCGGTGAAGTAGCCGAAGGTGAAGTCGATGCCCATGTAGTCGTTGTCGATTGTCTTCGGCACGTGAACGACTGGGATCTTCTTGCTGCCTTCCGGAAGACTTTCCTGGAACAGCTTGAACTTGTTGGCGGTTTTCAGAGTGTCGTCGCCGCCAATGGAAACCAGCGCGTCGACGCCCAACGAGCAAAGCGCTTCGTACGTGCGTTTCAGCGGCGCGATTTTCTCCGGATCTTTGAGGTCTTCCGGAGCGTTGACGAACTTGCCAGGGTTGGTTCGAGCGGTACCGATCAGGATTCCCTGCTTGCTGCGTGTGCGACGCAGCATGACTTCGTGCAGGCTGATGTAGTCTTTGCCTTCCACCAGTGGCTTGTCGGCGGTGTAGTCAATCAGGCTTGAATAGCCGTGCTTGATGCCAACCACGTCGATGCCGTTGTTGATGCAGGAAATGGCACAGGTTGAAATGACCGCGTTGGCGGCAGGAGCTGGTCCACCTGAAAACAGCAGGGCGACTTTTTTGATTTCGTGTGACATGAAAATAGGGTTTCGGTGTTCAGTCTTCAGGGAAAGGTAAAGGGTACCGCGGATTCCAAAATGCAGTTTTGAAATTTACCAGGTGCGTTCCACAAACGTTGTATCCACGGTGCCGGCGACAAAATCAGAGTTATTGAACATTTTGGCGGCGAGTGGCAGAGTTGTTTTGACACCTTCTACGGAAAATTCCCGCAGGCAGCGTTTCATGGTGGCAATCGCATCGTCTCGAGTTTGTCTATGCACAATCAGCTTGCCGATCATGGAGTCATAATACGGGCTGATTGTGTAGCCTTCGTGAACGTGCGAATCGAATCTCACGCCCAGCCCGCCCGGCTGACGCAGCTTGGTGATTTTTCCGGGGCTGCCTCGAAAATCGTTGTCCGGGTCTTCCGCGTTGACTCGCAATTCAATCGCCGAACCGTTGCACGGAATGTCCTTCTGTTCGAACGGCAGTTTTGCACCGGACGCGACCAGAATCTGTTGCTTGATCAGGTCAATGCCGGTCACCATTTCTGTGACCGGATGTTCCACTTGAATTCTGGCGTTCACTTCGATGAAGTAGAAGTTGTAATCCTTGTCGACAATGAACTCGACGGTACCCGCGTTTTGGTAGCCGGATTCCTTAACCAGTCGCACGGCGGAATTGCAGATATCCTGTCGCACTTCGTCGGGCAGATTCGGGGCAGGGCTTTCTTCGATCAGCTTTTGGTGCTTCCGCTGCATCGAACAGTCGCGTTCCCACAGGTGCACAACGTTGCCGTGATGGTCGGCCAGCACCTGCACTTCGACGTGTCTTGGACGTTCGACGAATTTCTCCAGGTACACGCCTGCATTGCCGAATGCTTTTTCAGCTTCTGCAGACGCTGCCTGCAGACCGGCACGCAGGGAAACTTCATTCCCGGCGACTCGCATGCCTTTACCGCCGCCGCCCGCCGTGGCTTTGATCAGCACGGGATAGCCAATCTCGTTAGCGACCTTGACCGCTTCGTTGACGTCGGTCAGCAACCCGTCGCTGCCGGGCACACAGGGAACCTTGGCCGCCATCGCGATCGCTCGAGCACTCACTTTGTCGCCAAGTTGTGACATGGCTTCGTGAGGCGGGCCGATGAATTCGATATTACAGTCGCGGCAGACTTTGGCGAAATGGGCATTCTCCGCCAGAAACCCGTAGCCAGGATGGACAGCCTGCACGTTGCCGATTTCTGCCACGCTAATCAGCCGATTAATCAGCAGATAGCTGTCGGAGGCAGCCGCCGGACCGATGCAATAGGCTTCGTTGGCCAGTTCAAGGTAGTGAGCACCGCGGTCGGCTTCGCTGAACACGGCCACCGATTCGATGCCCATTTCGCGGCAGGCGCGAATAATTCGCAGAGCGATCTCGCCTCGATTGGCAATCAGAATGCGTTGAAACATTGGGGAAGGATTCCGTGTTCGCCTTAGTCGTACGGTTCGAAGATATCGAACGCCTGTGTCTGTGAGCCGCCGGCGCCAGCCGCTGGCCTTGTCAGTGCAGCGGTCTGCGTGGCAAGCGCTGCCGCAAAACCGCGCGGCTCACAATTGCTGGAAAGTCAAACTACGCAGGTTCAATGCGAAACAGCGGCTGACCAAATTCGACCGCGTCGCCGTTTTCCACAAGGATTTCCACGATCTTGCCGGCCTTCTCAGCGGGAATCTGGTTGAAGACCTTCATGGCTTCAATAATGCAGACGGTCGTGTCCGGCTGAACTGTTGAGCCAACGCTGACGAAGACGGGTTCTTCCGGCGTAGGAGAAGAATAAAACGTACCAACCGTCGGCGCATCGATCGTGATGCCTTTGGGAGCCGCCGCTGGTGCCGGAGCCGTCTCCTGCGGCACGGCTGGTGCAGCAGCCGCCGCTGCCTGTGGAGCGAACGCCACTTCCGGGGCGGCCACCTGACGCGGTCCGCGGCGTACTTTCCACGATTCGCCGCCTTTCCGCAGGCTGGCTTCTGTGACGCCGAACTTCTGCATTAGCTGCAGCATCTTACGAAACTGGTCCAGATCGAAACTGCCTTCATCCGGTTCGGTAGGTTTGGCCATATAAATTGCTCCGGCGAAGCCGTTGCGGTTCGCGAAATATCAAGATGTTTGGTGCGATGTGAAAGTCGCACACTTTCTAAAGAATGCCCCGTTTATGCAAGGAATTCGACAATCGCATCGTCGAATTCGCGAGGAACGGAAGACAAAACTTCGTGACCGTCACGAGTTACCAGAATATCGTCTTCGATACGCACGCCAAACTTACCGGGCAGATAAATCCCGGGCTCAACCGTCACCACCATGCCGGGTTCGAAAACCTGATCGGTAAGGGGACTCATTCGAACGGATTCGTGGATTTCCAGGCCAAAACCATGGCCCAAGCCGTGCCCAAAGCGTTTTCCGAAGCCCGCGTCAGCAATGATATTCCGAGCAATCGTGTCCACATCGACACACTTGACCCCCGGTTTAATCGCGGCAATTGCGGCTTGCTGAGCTTCCTGAACTGTGTTGTACACTTTTTCCATCTGCTTCGATGGCTTGCCGGTGACGAACACGCGAGTCAGGTCGCTGCGGTAGCCGGATTTCGTTTCGGCCCCCCAATCGATTAACAGAATCGGGGATTCGCTCACGCTTAAATCGCCCGCATGTGCATGAGGCAACGCGGCCGTAGGGCCAACACCGACGATCGGTTCAAAGCCGGGCCCGGTCGCTCCGAAGCTGCGCATGGCCGCTTCAAGAATGTAGCGAATTTCCTGTTCGGTTTGATCCAGTGTCAGACCGCTGCGGACCACGGCAATGCCTCGTTCGGCCATGTGGACGGCATCTCGAATCTGCTGCAGTTCCCACTTGTCCTTCACTTCGCGCAAACGTTCGGTCAGCCCGCCGGTGGGAACCAGTTCAGCGGCGGTAATCTCTTCCGACAAGTCAGCGTGTTGACCGAAAGTGACATGAGCCGGTTCGAAGCCGAGCCGCTTTGGCTTGGCTTTCTTCACAATTTCGCTCACGGCAACCTTCATCGGCTTCCGCGCGTCACGGATGTCAACATCTACGATGTCACATTCGTTTGCGATCTGCGTCTCGTACCGGGTATCACTGATCAGCACGGTGGCTGACTTGCTGAGATACAACCACGTCGAATCACCGGTGAAGCCCGTGAGATAACGAACGTTCGCCAAACCAGTGACCAGCAATGCGTCGACACCAGCCGATTTAAACGAACGAGTCAGGCGAGAACGACGAGCCGAATAATCAGGACCAGTTGCCACGATGTAATTTCCTGTTGAATGAGTTTGAAGAAAAGTCGTTTAACCCGGAGGCGCAGGCGAGCGGTATGACACCGTGCAATACCGCCTGCGCCTCCGACTACGGGTTAAACGATTTGCTGCTGACCAGTCCATAAAATCCACCGTGATTGGCAATCTCGCACATCAGCGGTCCCAACATCACGATTCAACCTCCGACGTCATCTCCCAAACGGACCGATACGCGCCGACTGTTTCGAACCAGCCGATCAGTGTCGTGAAGAATTCGTCCGAACCAAGCGTACCGCTGTCACCGATCACAATTAGCTTGCGGCGAGCTCGCGTGAGAGCCACATTCATGCGACGTGCATCCGACAGAAAACCGACTTCACCTTTGCCGTTGGAACGCACGGTACACATCACGACCGCTTCTTTTTCACGGCCCTGAAATCCGTCGACGGTGTCGATTTCGAGTTGATCAAATTCGGCATTTTGACGCAGCCAGCGAACCTGAGCCGCATACGGAGCAATCACGGCAATGTCGGCGGGACTCAGCCCCGCTTCACACAAGGCGTTGACCTGATCCAGCACCAAGCGACCTTCGTTCGGATTGAGCCGACTTAGGCCTTCCGGTTCCTGTTCTTCGTCCCAGCCGGCTCCGGCCGTATCGATGAACAACACCGGCGAATCGTCGCAGCCCGACACCTGCGGCAGGTCGCTCAACACGTGTTGCCGCACCGATTCATGAGCCGTCAGTGAGCCATCATAAAACGTGTCGGACGAAAACTGCATGATCTGTTCGTGCATGCGGTACTGCACTGTTAATTGCCGAGTCGTCGCGTCGCCGTAGTGTTCCACAAGTCGCTGCATCAGGCTGACGGCGTAGCCTTCGCGAGCCGCCTCCTTCGACAGAATCGTTGGCGGCAACTGACAGTGATCGCCCGCCAGCACGACCTTTGACGCATATTTTAATGGCACCCAGCAGCCGGGTTCGACGCTTTGGCATGCTTCGTCGATGACCAGAAGATCGAACTCGTGATCGTCCAATGTGCTGAAGTCGAAACTCACCGTCGCACAGACAACTCGCGCCGTTGCAATGACTTCGTTAATCGCCTGGCGTTCCATCATTCGAGCGTGCTTACGCAGTTCGCGAGCTTCCTGACGCTGCTGATACTTCTGCCCCGGAGCCGGTCGGCCGCGCGTGTAGCGACTGGCTTTGCGATCGAGTTGCTCGGCCTCTCGATACATTTCCTGAATCACAGCATACGCGTCGTGCTGCGCAACCAGAGCGTCCAGCGTATGCGATCTCACCACTTCCAGAACTCGCGCCGGATGCCCCAAACGCACGGCCGGTTCGCCCGCGTTGACCAGCCGTTCCAACAGGTTGTCGACCGCCGTATTGCTGGGGGCACACGCGAGAACTCGTTCGCCGTTCGAAACCGCCTGGCGGATCAGTTCCACCACGGTGGTCGTCTTGCCCGTGCCCGGCGGGCCGTGAATGATGGCGAGGTCTTCCGAAGACAGAGCGAACTCAACAGCGGCCTGCTGGGATTCATTCAGGCTTTCGGACTTCGTCGATTCGAGCCCGGATCGATAAGACGGTTCGCGATCATACAGAAATAAGTCGCGAAGCTGCCCCAGTCGACCCGTCGCTGTTTCTGCAACCTGCATGGCCGCCAGTTGCCGTTTGCGAGTCACCTCATCGGGCGACAAGTCCAGGCGGAACCGTTCACCTTCCGGCCAGTCGTCGACGGCGATTTCCAGCGAATCCGATTTTCGGCCGCTGACAACTCCCTGAACCGACGATCCTGATTTGCCACCATCAGCGGACAAAATAATCGGGCTGCCAACTTTGAAGCGGTGCCAAGGCAGGCGTTCGGCTGATCGGCGTTTTTTCAGCGTGATCAGATAGCGTCCGCCGAGCCCCGACGTGTGCGTGCTGACGATCATATCCAGCAGCGTTTCGCCACCTCGTTCCGCCTGAGCCGATGATTGCACCTTGCGCCGCTCTTCCAGCCGCTCGCGCTCGGCCTCGCCTTCCATATCCAGCCAACGGCGAAGATTGGCAAAGTGTTCGGCGGCGCGTAACGGTCGGTTCGGTATGGACATGCGGCGAAGGATACAAAGCCGAGGGAACCGTGAAAACGATCCGACACACCCGAGTCGCGACAATCCCGAAACCCGATCGTCCCTTGATGTCCTGCATCTACGTTTAACCCGCAGCCGAAGGCGCAGGCGGCGCTCTGACGGCCGTTTGGATCATTCCGGCCACAACAACGAAACCGCAGCCTCTAACTGTTCCCAAGAAACCTCGCCACGCACTGGACCGCGTGAGCAGCGCCTGCGCCTTCGGCTGCGGGTTAAACGATCGGGGCGACCGGGCGCTCAGGTGTCTGACGGTCGGAATCAAAATCGACAGACAAGAGCCTGCCCCACCGCAACTTGCACCCTTCCCGCAATTCATTGCGGGAGGGGTCGATCGAGCGAAGCAAGATCGGGGGAGGGCCGGGCCCGCGTGAGGACCTCGGCCTAATCTGGTGCTTTGCGTTCGCATGCCCCCCCCCTCCCGGACGTTGCTTCGCTTGTCCGACCTCCCCCTCAGCTTCGCTGGGGAGAGGTGCAAACTTAGGCGATTGAGTAAGGCGGATCAGGCGAAGTGCCGCTCCGGCGATCGTGTCGTTTGGGACATTCGTCTTCGATAGCAAGCTGAAACGAATCGGCACATGGCGGGAACGTCTACGGAACGCGGCTAAAAACAGTTTAAAGCGGAGTATGCGGAGACGCAGAGGACCGCAGAGAGAAATACTGCCGGCGGCAAATTCTGCGACCCTCTGCGTCTCCGCAACCTCAGCGTTTCAAATCGAGCGTGACCGCATCACTGCGAATGCGTTGCCTGGGTGCCACTGGCTTTGCCAGTGTGTGTACGGTTTCGCGTTTAACCCGCAGCCGAAGGCGCAGGCGGCGCTCTGACGGCCGTTTGGCAGAATCCGGCCACAACAACGAAGCTGCAACCTCTCACTGTTCACGAGCAACCTTGCCACGCACGAGACCGCGTGAGCACCGCCTGCGCCTTCGGCTGCGGGTTAAACGATCGGGGCGACCGGGCGGCAAGGTGCCTGACGGACATTGACCGCATTCCGACAACTCCGCTTGTGACCATAACGCCGGGCGACGGACCATCCGTCGACGCCACCGTCCATGCCTTATCGCTCCGGGACTGGATTGAGGTATTGTAAATTGAGTACGGTGGACGTCGTGTTGCGCCGACCACACGTCGACGTCCAAAAAATCGGTAGACACCTCGCTCGCCAGACCATGGCGGTTGATCGCTGGTCGGCAGTGCCCGCCCGAATTCGATTCGCTGGCAGCGAGCGATCAAAGTTATGAATTGCCGAATGATCGCCACTTACAATGCACGAGAAAAATCAGATTGAAATACGGTCGGCCACTGTTGCCGACTACGACGCTTTGGCCGACGTCATGTTTGACGCGGTCCGGCACGGCCCCAGCGCTTACACGGAAGAACAGCGGCAAGCGTGGGTTCCTCAGCCTCGAAGGGGAGTCGATTGGGTCGAGCGTTTAAGCTCTCAGTCAATTTTCGTTGCCGCGAATTCCAGCGAAGTGGTCGGATTCATGAGTCTCGCCGAAGCTGGCTACATCGACTTCGCTTACATCCGGCCATCCGCACAGGGAACCGGAGTTTTTCGTCGCCTTTATGAATCCATTGAAAAGCTGTCGCAGCAGAACGGGGAAACGCGTCTCTGGGTTCACGCCAGCTTGATGGCTCAACCAGCCTTCGCCGCAATGGGCTTTGCAATTAAGAAGAAGGAAGTCGTTCAAATTGGCGAGCAGTCCCTTGATCGGTTTGAGATGGAGAAACGGATCGGAATTCACTGACTTCGCAAACCCATCCTGTCTCGAGTCAGCCGTTCTTTCGACCTCCAACCGTCCGCAAATCCCAGCGGAACGTCCTGCAACGCGCAGCGGCCCGCGCCGTCTGAGACTTGCGGCGCAGGATGCAAAGCTCCGGTGGCAGCCTAATTGGTCAGGCCAATTCCAGCCGATACAATCCACCATCGGAGACAGCCGGTCCCGGCGCAGACATTCTCCGAAACATTGCCATTTCGCAAATTTGAGGTTCTTTCATCGTGCCCGCCATCAATCAGCCATTCCTGAACAAACTTCGCACCTTCAGCATTATCGAAGGCATTTCGACGCTGGTCTTGTTCGGCATCGCGATGCCTCTGAAATATCTAGCCGAAATGCCGCTGGCCGTCCGCATTGTGGGTAGCATCCATGGAGTTCTGTTCGTGGGCCTGGTATTCATGCTGATGGCGGCGGTTTCGCGAGTCCCCATTTCGAAGGGCCTGGCAATCACCGGAATATTGGCAGCGATCGTGCCATTTGGGCCGTTTATCTTCGACGGCAAGCTGAAGCGAATCGGCAACATGGCGGAACTTTCGGAGTGACCGCAAAGCATGGCCAGGGCCAGCGCGCACTTTGGGCAATTTAGGCTGGCGCGACAAGTGAGTATTGGTTAGTCTTTTCGTGTCGTAACATCGGACTTCACGAGGAGAGGACAAGAGATGTCGACAGTTGAACTGGCGGTCACCCAGGAGCTGACAGGAAACATTGTTCATTACTTTGATCAATTGAAAGACCCGCGTTCCAACATCAATCGTCTGCATCTGCTTGGTGATGTGATTGTGATCGCCATTTGCGGAGTGCTGGCCAACGCCGACGGCCCCAGTGCGATTGCGGAATGGGCGCGACTGAATGCCGATGGCCTGCAGAAACACCTGGCACTTCCGCATGGCATTCCGAAAAAAGATACGTACCGGCGCGTCCTTTCTCTCCTGAAGCCGAACGACTTTCAAGCGTGCTTCGTGCAATGGATTGAATCGCTGGAAGGACTTTCCGACGAACAGAAAGAAGGCTACAGAAAACAGATTGCGATTGATGGCAAAGCACTCCGTCGATCACATGACAAAAAGAATGGGCTGGGTGCGTTGTTCATCGTGAGTGCGTGGGCTTCTGATCAGGGGATTTCTCTGGGACAGGTGGCGACGGAAGAGAAGTCGAACGAGATCACCGCGATCCCGAAATTACTGAACGAAATCAATATCGATGAGGCGATCATTACGATTGACGCAGCGGGTTGTCAAAAAAACATTGCGCAGCAGATCGTGTCTGGCAATGCAGACTATGTGTTAGCCCTGAAAGGCAACCAACCGAAACTCTATGAGGTCGTGCAGAAGTTTTTTCTCGATCACCTGGAGGATGACTTCGCTCGCTGTCCCGTCAGTCGCTATGAAGAAACAGAGAAGGGACACGGTCGGCAGGAACAGAGAATCTACTATCAGGCGACCGTGCCTGTCGATTTTGACGTGGGCCACAAATGGGCCGGACTCAAGACCATCGGAACGGCGATCCGAATGTACGAGCAGGACGGCATTCATCATTCTGACGTTCGCTACTACATCAGCAGTCTGCGTCGCAAAGGCGAGCTGTTCGCAACAACGGTTCGTGGTCACTGGGCCATAGAAAACACGCTGCACTGGAGTCTCGACATGACCTACCGCGAGGATGAGAGTCGAGTCCGAAACCGAATCTTCGCGAACAATTTGTCATGGCTCAGACGACTCACACTCAGCCTCATCAAGAAACATCCTGGCAAACAAAGCAACGTCATGAAAAGAAGAATGGCCGGATGGAACATTGACTATTTGATGCAAATCCTTACCGGCAAAACAACTTAGTATGCGCTGGCCCTGAAGCATGGCCGACTCGCCGCAGCGGAGGTGTTGCCTTCGATTCGCATTTTCGTCTCATGAGTGTGGTATTATGATTTTCAACGTGGACAATCTTCTTAACCACGTCCCCGCAATACGAAGCCTCCCATGATCGGTGCATCTGAAGTCTACCACTTTTCCAAAACGGCTGGCGTCGCGCCAGCCGCTCGGCGTTCGCGCTGGCGAGCGATGGCGAAAAAAGTCATCAAACGCAGCCAGGAAATGAATTCGCTGGCCGATGATGAGCTCACCACAGCCGGCCGCAAACTCATGTGGGAAGCCAAAGCCGGTACGCCCCTGGATAAGCTGCTGATCGAAGCCTACGCGCTGGTCCGCCAGTCGGCTCGGCGCGTGCTCAACATGGAGCACTTCGAAGTTCAAATTATTGGCGCGATCGCTTTGTTCGAAGGCCATATTGCCGAAATGCAGACGGGGGAGGGCAAGACGCTGACGGCCACCATGCCGTCGTTCCTGCGAGCTCTGACCGGCCACGGTTGCCACGTGATCACCGTCAACGATTACCTGGCCGAACGTGACTGCAAAATCATGGGGCCAGTGCATCGCAAGCTGGGCTTAACGGTCGGCACAATTCTGGAACCGATGGAACCTGACGAACGCCGGCAGAACTATGCCTGCGATATCACCTACGCGACGTCCAAGGAAATGGGCTTCGACTTCCTCCGCGACCGCCTGCGC
This DNA window, taken from Fuerstiella marisgermanici, encodes the following:
- a CDS encoding 6-phosphofructokinase, translated to MSHEIKKVALLFSGGPAPAANAVISTCAISCINNGIDVVGIKHGYSSLIDYTADKPLVEGKDYISLHEVMLRRTRSKQGILIGTARTNPGKFVNAPEDLKDPEKIAPLKRTYEALCSLGVDALVSIGGDDTLKTANKFKLFQESLPEGSKKIPVVHVPKTIDNDYMGIDFTFGYFTAVETLGTEIRNLHADAEAGRAYFMVESMGRSAGWLAYGAAISGEASMVISVEDVTDEYLSPESTADRKVMDIDKLVAKMVRMMRYRQDKQGKEYGVIVVAEGLAEFLSDDVLKDVPRDDHGHISVAHVDLGKMFAKRVADEFERQTGSKKKVTGLQLGYESRCARPQAFDVMLGSQLGVGAYRALCEENHNGVMVSVSGQLDLHYVPFEKLVDPATLVTVVRFIEKDSDFHKLARFLETSIND
- a CDS encoding DUF3817 domain-containing protein gives rise to the protein MPAINQPFLNKLRTFSIIEGISTLVLFGIAMPLKYLAEMPLAVRIVGSIHGVLFVGLVFMLMAAVSRVPISKGLAITGILAAIVPFGPFIFDGKLKRIGNMAELSE
- a CDS encoding GNAT family N-acetyltransferase is translated as MHEKNQIEIRSATVADYDALADVMFDAVRHGPSAYTEEQRQAWVPQPRRGVDWVERLSSQSIFVAANSSEVVGFMSLAEAGYIDFAYIRPSAQGTGVFRRLYESIEKLSQQNGETRLWVHASLMAQPAFAAMGFAIKKKEVVQIGEQSLDRFEMEKRIGIH
- the accC gene encoding acetyl-CoA carboxylase biotin carboxylase subunit, whose product is MFQRILIANRGEIALRIIRACREMGIESVAVFSEADRGAHYLELANEAYCIGPAAASDSYLLINRLISVAEIGNVQAVHPGYGFLAENAHFAKVCRDCNIEFIGPPHEAMSQLGDKVSARAIAMAAKVPCVPGSDGLLTDVNEAVKVANEIGYPVLIKATAGGGGKGMRVAGNEVSLRAGLQAASAEAEKAFGNAGVYLEKFVERPRHVEVQVLADHHGNVVHLWERDCSMQRKHQKLIEESPAPNLPDEVRQDICNSAVRLVKESGYQNAGTVEFIVDKDYNFYFIEVNARIQVEHPVTEMVTGIDLIKQQILVASGAKLPFEQKDIPCNGSAIELRVNAEDPDNDFRGSPGKITKLRQPGGLGVRFDSHVHEGYTISPYYDSMIGKLIVHRQTRDDAIATMKRCLREFSVEGVKTTLPLAAKMFNNSDFVAGTVDTTFVERTW
- a CDS encoding M24 family metallopeptidase; the encoded protein is MATGPDYSARRSRLTRSFKSAGVDALLVTGLANVRYLTGFTGDSTWLYLSKSATVLISDTRYETQIANECDIVDVDIRDARKPMKVAVSEIVKKAKPKRLGFEPAHVTFGQHADLSEEITAAELVPTGGLTERLREVKDKWELQQIRDAVHMAERGIAVVRSGLTLDQTEQEIRYILEAAMRSFGATGPGFEPIVGVGPTAALPHAHAGDLSVSESPILLIDWGAETKSGYRSDLTRVFVTGKPSKQMEKVYNTVQEAQQAAIAAIKPGVKCVDVDTIARNIIADAGFGKRFGHGLGHGFGLEIHESVRMSPLTDQVFEPGMVVTVEPGIYLPGKFGVRIEDDILVTRDGHEVLSSVPREFDDAIVEFLA
- a CDS encoding ISAs1 family transposase; translation: MSTVELAVTQELTGNIVHYFDQLKDPRSNINRLHLLGDVIVIAICGVLANADGPSAIAEWARLNADGLQKHLALPHGIPKKDTYRRVLSLLKPNDFQACFVQWIESLEGLSDEQKEGYRKQIAIDGKALRRSHDKKNGLGALFIVSAWASDQGISLGQVATEEKSNEITAIPKLLNEINIDEAIITIDAAGCQKNIAQQIVSGNADYVLALKGNQPKLYEVVQKFFLDHLEDDFARCPVSRYEETEKGHGRQEQRIYYQATVPVDFDVGHKWAGLKTIGTAIRMYEQDGIHHSDVRYYISSLRRKGELFATTVRGHWAIENTLHWSLDMTYREDESRVRNRIFANNLSWLRRLTLSLIKKHPGKQSNVMKRRMAGWNIDYLMQILTGKTT
- the accB gene encoding acetyl-CoA carboxylase biotin carboxyl carrier protein, which gives rise to MAKPTEPDEGSFDLDQFRKMLQLMQKFGVTEASLRKGGESWKVRRGPRQVAAPEVAFAPQAAAAAAPAVPQETAPAPAAAPKGITIDAPTVGTFYSSPTPEEPVFVSVGSTVQPDTTVCIIEAMKVFNQIPAEKAGKIVEILVENGDAVEFGQPLFRIEPA
- a CDS encoding AAA domain-containing protein; protein product: MSIPNRPLRAAEHFANLRRWLDMEGEAERERLEERRKVQSSAQAERGGETLLDMIVSTHTSGLGGRYLITLKKRRSAERLPWHRFKVGSPIILSADGGKSGSSVQGVVSGRKSDSLEIAVDDWPEGERFRLDLSPDEVTRKRQLAAMQVAETATGRLGQLRDLFLYDREPSYRSGLESTKSESLNESQQAAVEFALSSEDLAIIHGPPGTGKTTTVVELIRQAVSNGERVLACAPSNTAVDNLLERLVNAGEPAVRLGHPARVLEVVRSHTLDALVAQHDAYAVIQEMYREAEQLDRKASRYTRGRPAPGQKYQQRQEARELRKHARMMERQAINEVIATARVVCATVSFDFSTLDDHEFDLLVIDEACQSVEPGCWVPLKYASKVVLAGDHCQLPPTILSKEAAREGYAVSLMQRLVEHYGDATTRQLTVQYRMHEQIMQFSSDTFYDGSLTAHESVRQHVLSDLPQVSGCDDSPVLFIDTAGAGWDEEQEPEGLSRLNPNEGRLVLDQVNALCEAGLSPADIAVIAPYAAQVRWLRQNAEFDQLEIDTVDGFQGREKEAVVMCTVRSNGKGEVGFLSDARRMNVALTRARRKLIVIGDSGTLGSDEFFTTLIGWFETVGAYRSVWEMTSEVES